The sequence TTCGGCGCGGTGTCGCCTTGATGAATCGTCCACGCCCGCGACTCTTTCGGGCCAGCGGTGAGGAACGTCTGCAGCCGCAGCGTGTGGAAGCCGGCCCGCGCCAGCGCGTCGAGCCCGCGCTCGGTCTGGCCGATCGACTCGAGAAGCTCGGCGGCCGACTCGTCGTCGAGCTCCTGTAATTCGGCTTCGATCTTCGCGTCGAGGAACACCGCGTCGGCCGGGGCGACCATATCCCGCAGCGCGGCCACCCGCGCCTCGTCGGTGAGCACCTCCTCGTCGGCGTTGAAGACATAGAGGAACGGTTTGGTCGTCAACAGGTTCAGCTCGCGCAGCAATGTTAGGTCGACGGATTGCCCGGCCGCGAAGAGCGTCTTGTCGTCGTTGAGGATTTCCTGCGCGGCCACCGCCGCCTCGTGCGCGGGCCTGCGGTCCTTGTGCGTGCGCGCTTCCTTCTCCAGCCGCGGTATTGCCCGCTCCAGAGTTTGCAGGTCGGCGAGGATGAGCTCCGTTTCGATCACCTCGATGTCGGACCTGGGGTCGATGCGGCCGTCGACGTGAGCCACGTCGTCATCGGTGAAGACCCGCACTACTTGGCAGATCGCATCGCTCTCGCGGATGTTGGCAAGGAACTTGTTGCCCAGACCTGCGCCTTCGGACGCGCCTTTGACAATCCCGGCGATGTCGACGAACGTGACCGGCGCATGCACAATCTTTTCCGATTCAAACATTTTCGCGAGCTCGTCCAGTCGCGGATCCGGCAGCGCCACTACCCCCTCGTTCGGCTCGATCGTCGCGAAGGGGTAATTGGCGGCCAACACGTTGTTGCGCGTCAGCGCGTTGAAGAGCGTTGACTTCCCGACATTCGGCAGGCCCACGATTCCCAGATTCAAGCTCACAGGGAGCCAAGTCTAGGAGACAACCGCAGGCGCGCCCGCGTGCGCTGGCAGCCACATCCAGCGAGAGCCGGTACGGTCGACGTGTGTCGGGACAGCGTGCCAGGTCTGCGGTAGCGGCCGAGCATCGATCCGTGATCCCCACCATCGCTGGTGTTCCGTCATGGGGTGCGGTGCTCATTGCGGTCACATTGACCACGATCGGCTTCGCCTTGGACGCCGGCTCCGGCGCCAGAGAACTGACCTTCGCCTTTGCTGCCGCCTACGCGATCGGGTGCATCGCCGCCGCGCTGGCCGTGCGTCAGTCGGGCGTCTTCACCGCGGTCATCCAGCCTCCGCTGATCCTGTTCGTCGCGGTTCCCGGTGCGTACTTCCTCTTCCACGGCGCCGCGATGGACGGCCTGAAGGACCTCTTGATCAACTGCGGTTATCCGCTGATCGAGCGCTTCCCGTTGATGTTCTTCACCTCGGCGATCGTGCTGCTGGTCGGGCTGGTCCGGTGGAACCTGGGGATGTCGCATCGCCGCACGGCGCCCCGCGAGGCAGCAGAGCCGTCCGAGGGCCGGTTCTCGGCGCTGACCGCCAAGATCTCCGGGCTGCTGGCGCGCGACGACGAGGACGCGATCGACGAGGCGCCGGCGCCGCGACGCAGCAGGCAGCATTCGATAGACCGCAGCGCGCGGGCGGACAGGCCGGCGTCGGGAACCTCGAGGACGCGCAACGGACGCCCGACCAAGCGCACGTCACCGTCGCGCTCACGGCACACCCGCCCGCCGGAGACCGAGATCATCGAGCCCGTGACCGAGCGTCCGCGTCGGCCACGCCCCGCCCGCAGCACCGACTCGACGCTCCCCCCGCCCGAACCGCGCCGCAGGCAGCGTTCGTCGTCGACTCGATCGTCGTCGACCCGGTCGTCATCCACGCGCGAACCCCGCAAGCAGCCGCCGCCCAGCGAGCGCCGGTCCCCCTATCAACGGCCCGATCGGCACAGCAAGTTCGACGGCTTCGAGCCCTTCGAGCCGCACGGCACGAACGGGTCCAACGGCAACGGCGGCAACGGTTCTCATCACCCGATCTCGCGGGTGCGCTACCGCGGCGCCGACGAAGGCGATCAGCGTCAGCAGTACCGGGACCGGCCGCGCGCAGCCAAGCATCGGGCCGAGGCCTGGGAG is a genomic window of Mycobacterium sp. ITM-2016-00318 containing:
- the ychF gene encoding redox-regulated ATPase YchF, with translation MSLNLGIVGLPNVGKSTLFNALTRNNVLAANYPFATIEPNEGVVALPDPRLDELAKMFESEKIVHAPVTFVDIAGIVKGASEGAGLGNKFLANIRESDAICQVVRVFTDDDVAHVDGRIDPRSDIEVIETELILADLQTLERAIPRLEKEARTHKDRRPAHEAAVAAQEILNDDKTLFAAGQSVDLTLLRELNLLTTKPFLYVFNADEEVLTDEARVAALRDMVAPADAVFLDAKIEAELQELDDESAAELLESIGQTERGLDALARAGFHTLRLQTFLTAGPKESRAWTIHQGDTAPKAAGVIHTDFEKGFIKAEVVSYDDLMSAGSMAAAKSAGKVRMEGKDYVMADGDVVEFRFNV
- a CDS encoding DUF6542 domain-containing protein, producing the protein MIPTIAGVPSWGAVLIAVTLTTIGFALDAGSGARELTFAFAAAYAIGCIAAALAVRQSGVFTAVIQPPLILFVAVPGAYFLFHGAAMDGLKDLLINCGYPLIERFPLMFFTSAIVLLVGLVRWNLGMSHRRTAPREAAEPSEGRFSALTAKISGLLARDDEDAIDEAPAPRRSRQHSIDRSARADRPASGTSRTRNGRPTKRTSPSRSRHTRPPETEIIEPVTERPRRPRPARSTDSTLPPPEPRRRQRSSSTRSSSTRSSSTREPRKQPPPSERRSPYQRPDRHSKFDGFEPFEPHGTNGSNGNGGNGSHHPISRVRYRGADEGDQRQQYRDRPRAAKHRAEAWEYDV